A portion of the Flavobacterium magnum genome contains these proteins:
- a CDS encoding DUF4290 domain-containing protein, whose amino-acid sequence MNQKYIKENANDVVNELEYNAERPHLIIREYGRHLQKLIDQAVVIEDREERNKAARYIIQVMGSLNPHLRDVPDFQHKLWDQIFIMSDFKLDVDSPYPIPSREVLQLRPDVLPYPQNFPKYRFYGNNIKYMIDVANSWEDNELKNALIKVIANHMKKSYLSWNKDTVKDDVIFEHLYELSGGKIDLLNGSEELLDTIDLMRTNKKVSNKHQQPVVQKPKAGKNGKLNTGFKNQNRKTQ is encoded by the coding sequence ATGAACCAGAAATACATCAAGGAAAACGCGAACGACGTTGTAAACGAACTCGAATATAACGCCGAACGCCCGCACCTGATCATCAGGGAGTACGGGCGGCACCTGCAAAAACTGATTGACCAGGCAGTGGTCATCGAGGACCGCGAAGAGCGCAACAAGGCAGCACGATACATCATCCAGGTGATGGGCAGCCTCAATCCGCATTTGAGGGATGTGCCGGATTTTCAGCATAAATTGTGGGACCAGATTTTCATCATGTCCGATTTTAAGCTGGATGTGGATTCACCATACCCGATTCCCTCGCGCGAGGTATTGCAGCTTCGGCCGGATGTCCTGCCTTATCCGCAGAACTTTCCGAAGTACCGGTTTTACGGCAACAACATCAAGTACATGATTGATGTGGCAAACAGCTGGGAAGACAATGAACTGAAGAACGCGTTGATAAAAGTCATTGCCAACCACATGAAGAAATCGTATCTGAGCTGGAACAAGGACACAGTGAAAGACGACGTGATTTTTGAGCACCTGTATGAACTTTCGGGTGGTAAGATCGACTTGCTGAATGGCTCGGAAGAATTGCTTGATACCATAGACCTGATGCGGACCAACAAAAAGGTGTCGAACAAACACCAGCAGCCCGTCGTCCAAAAGCCAAAAGCCGGTAAAAACGGCAAACTGAATACCGGATTTAAAAACCAAAATAGGAAAACACAATAA
- a CDS encoding response regulator: MNKYKDLFVVDDDKIYHFILRNLLNKNNIRLTPSFFENGFDAIEILKQKLHANEFPDLILLDINMPIMDGWQFLEEFRKLRENFELTTDIYVVTSSNDNIDISKARDFENDIASYFLKPISQSDINKIFAP, encoded by the coding sequence ATGAATAAATATAAAGACCTGTTTGTGGTCGACGATGATAAGATTTACCATTTTATCCTGCGGAATTTACTGAACAAAAATAACATCAGGCTGACCCCTTCCTTTTTTGAAAATGGATTTGATGCGATTGAGATTTTAAAGCAGAAGCTGCATGCCAACGAATTTCCGGACTTGATTTTACTCGACATCAATATGCCCATCATGGACGGATGGCAGTTTTTGGAGGAATTCAGGAAGCTTCGGGAGAATTTCGAACTGACCACCGATATTTACGTGGTCACCTCGTCGAATGACAACATAGACATCAGCAAGGCCAGGGATTTTGAGAACGACATTGCAAGTTACTTTCTCAAGCCCATCAGCCAATCGGACATTAACAAAATATTCGCCCCATAA
- a CDS encoding site-specific tyrosine recombinase has product MGKWISFIKSYQSYLRIERGLSLNTIGNYTLDIEKLCSFLDDNGIDVSPVKIGPEHIQQFIYDISKTINPRSQARLISGLKSFFNYLIFEDYRKDSPMELIEPPRTGRKLPDTLSLSEIDQLISAIALKDKKGADSIEGYRNESMLETLYGCGLRVSELVDLKISDLFFDEGFIRVTGKGNKQRFLPIGSHTRKLIDSYKDHIRTAFPIQKGHEDTLFLNRRGRKLTRAMVFTIIRNLAEKISLNKSISPHTFRHSFATHLLENGADLRSIQLMLGHESITTTEIYVHLDRKHLTQVINAFHPRK; this is encoded by the coding sequence ATGGGCAAATGGATATCATTCATAAAAAGTTACCAGTCATACCTGCGCATCGAACGCGGATTGTCGTTGAATACGATCGGCAATTACACCCTTGACATCGAAAAACTCTGCTCTTTCCTGGATGACAATGGCATCGATGTATCGCCGGTTAAAATAGGCCCTGAACACATCCAGCAGTTTATTTACGATATTTCCAAAACGATAAACCCACGCTCGCAGGCGCGGCTGATCTCCGGGTTAAAGAGTTTTTTCAATTACCTCATTTTTGAGGATTACCGTAAGGACAGCCCGATGGAGCTCATTGAACCGCCCAGGACGGGCAGGAAGTTGCCCGACACGTTGTCGCTTTCTGAAATCGATCAATTGATCTCAGCCATTGCGCTTAAGGATAAAAAAGGGGCAGACAGCATTGAGGGATACCGCAACGAATCCATGCTCGAGACGCTTTACGGCTGCGGCTTGCGCGTGTCTGAACTGGTCGATCTGAAAATTTCGGATTTGTTTTTTGATGAGGGATTTATCCGGGTTACGGGTAAAGGCAATAAGCAGCGGTTTTTGCCCATCGGGAGCCACACCCGGAAATTGATCGACTCATACAAGGACCACATCAGGACCGCGTTCCCAATACAAAAAGGCCACGAAGATACCCTTTTCCTGAATCGGCGCGGCCGCAAACTGACCCGCGCGATGGTTTTTACAATCATCAGGAACCTCGCGGAGAAAATCAGTCTGAACAAATCGATCAGTCCGCACACCTTCAGGCATTCATTTGCCACGCACCTGCTTGAAAATGGTGCTGACCTTCGGTCGATCCAGCTGATGCTCGGCCATGAGAGCATCACCACTACAGAAATTTACGTACATCTAGACAGAAAACACCTTACGCAGGTAATTAATGCATTTCATCCGAGAAAATAG
- the rny gene encoding ribonuclease Y, with the protein MDTILIIIISAIAGVAGGFVIAKILEKKNVSNLIKNARKEAASILKDASLEAENTKKDKILQAKEKFIELKAEHEQVILNREKKVAEIEKRIRDKESLVSNELAKAKKINDDFESKTKEYNNKIDVLDKKQAEVERMHKSQLEQLEVISGLSTEDAKNQLIEGLKAEAKSNAMSYIQDTLEEAKLTAQQEAKKIIINTIQRVGTEEAVENCVSVFNIESDDVKGRIIGREGRNIRAIEAATGVEIIVDDTPEAIILSCFDPVRREIARLSLHKLVTDGRIHPARIEEVVAKTTKQIDDEIAEVGKRTVIDLGIHGLHPELIKVVGRMKYRSSYGQNLLQHSREVSKLCGIMAAELGLNVKLAKRAGLLHDIGKVPDTESDLPHALLGMQWAEKYGEKEEVCNAIGAHHDEIEMKSLLSPIVQVCDAISGARPGARRQVLDSYIQRLKDLEEIAFGFHGVKNAYAIQAGRELRVIVESEKVSDDHAASLSFDISQKIQTEMTYPGQVKITVIRETRAVNIAK; encoded by the coding sequence ATGGATACAATTTTAATCATAATCATTTCCGCCATCGCAGGTGTGGCCGGTGGATTCGTAATCGCCAAGATCCTGGAGAAGAAGAACGTCTCCAATCTCATCAAAAATGCCCGTAAAGAAGCCGCGTCCATCTTAAAAGATGCCAGTCTCGAAGCCGAAAATACCAAAAAAGACAAAATCCTTCAGGCCAAGGAGAAGTTCATTGAACTCAAGGCGGAGCACGAACAGGTCATCCTGAACCGTGAAAAGAAAGTAGCGGAAATAGAAAAAAGGATCCGCGACAAGGAATCCCTGGTTTCCAATGAATTGGCTAAAGCCAAAAAAATCAATGATGATTTTGAAAGTAAAACCAAGGAATACAATAACAAGATAGATGTCCTCGACAAAAAGCAGGCCGAGGTGGAGCGCATGCACAAAAGCCAGCTCGAGCAGCTTGAAGTGATTTCAGGCCTGTCTACGGAAGACGCCAAAAACCAACTCATAGAAGGCCTGAAAGCCGAAGCCAAAAGCAATGCGATGTCATACATCCAGGATACCCTGGAGGAGGCAAAACTCACGGCACAACAGGAAGCCAAGAAAATCATCATCAACACCATCCAGCGCGTCGGGACCGAAGAAGCAGTCGAAAACTGCGTGTCAGTCTTCAACATCGAATCGGATGATGTCAAGGGTAGGATCATCGGGCGTGAGGGTCGTAACATCCGTGCAATTGAGGCGGCAACCGGTGTGGAAATCATTGTCGACGATACGCCGGAAGCAATCATCCTGTCGTGCTTTGACCCGGTCAGGAGGGAAATTGCCAGACTGTCGCTGCACAAACTGGTGACCGATGGCCGTATACACCCTGCAAGGATTGAAGAGGTGGTTGCCAAAACAACCAAACAGATTGACGACGAGATTGCTGAAGTCGGAAAGCGTACGGTTATCGATCTGGGCATCCATGGATTACACCCTGAACTGATCAAAGTTGTCGGAAGGATGAAATACCGTTCTTCATACGGACAAAACCTCTTACAGCACTCTCGAGAGGTTTCGAAACTTTGTGGTATCATGGCTGCTGAATTAGGACTCAATGTAAAACTTGCCAAAAGGGCCGGACTGTTGCACGATATAGGTAAAGTGCCGGATACCGAAAGTGACTTGCCACACGCACTGTTGGGAATGCAATGGGCGGAAAAATATGGCGAAAAAGAAGAAGTGTGCAACGCCATTGGGGCGCACCACGACGAGATTGAGATGAAGTCACTCCTCTCTCCTATCGTGCAGGTTTGCGACGCGATTTCGGGAGCAAGACCGGGAGCACGCCGCCAGGTGCTTGATTCGTACATCCAGAGGCTTAAGGACCTTGAAGAGATCGCTTTCGGATTCCATGGCGTGAAAAACGCGTATGCGATCCAGGCAGGACGTGAATTGCGTGTAATCGTGGAAAGCGAAAAAGTATCCGACGACCATGCGGCCAGTCTTTCTTTCGATATCTCTCAGAAAATCCAGACTGAAATGACGTATCCGGGTCAGGTAAAAATTACCGTAATCAGGGAAACAAGGGCGGTGAATATTGCAAAGTAA
- a CDS encoding DUF5686 and carboxypeptidase regulatory-like domain-containing protein → MKQFLTLFLFCIAFSSSGQIRGTVTDDNNVPLPLVTVLVENTYNGTSANEQGQYELNVTQPGKYTLIFQYLGFKTKKITVNVDKFPFVQNAVLSEESLSLSEVVINTKDNPANALIRKAIAAKKANSAKTARYTADFYSRGIFKLKDMPKKIFGEEVGDMEGMLDSTGTGILYLSETVSKITFEKPDNLKERIIASKISGNDNGFSYNTAGATVYDFYDNTLKFGINMISPIADNAFNYYKYKLEGNFTDDNNNIISKIRIIPRRDSEPVFEGFIYIVEDSWAIYAVDVDIKGYRIKQEFLDTMKLVQNFGYNRNNGIWSKNTQSLEFNAGIFGIKFNGKFSYVYTNYDFRESFEKKTFTNEIISFEDNSNKKDNTFWDSNRQIPLTDEESKDYVKKDSIYKVRNSRTYLDSIDRKGNRFRLLSPITGYRYANSYEKWSFNYRGLINLGSLSFNTVQGWNLGSGLSYRKWKDEEKGKYTNASANVNYGFAEDRLRVTGDFSHRFNNRNYAFVHLSGGTTVAQYNPEEPIGKLVNSVSTLFFKDNYMKLYNKEYAGITYGRDVANGLNLMGRVEYQQRKTLVNHTDYTVIKNDDPYTSNNPLDPANDAPAFATHHLTKASVFARINFGNKYITRPDGKINLRNQDYPTIFLAYDNAFGASEKNYEFQLLSGRIYYDFTAGNKGTFSFNIKGGKFFNGENISFIDYKHFNGNQTHIGKDERYLNVFNLLPYYAASTNDAYTETHIEYDDKGYLINKIPLLNLLRAKLVLGAHNLAVPDRKPYQEFSVGLDNLGLGKLKVLRVDYVRSYQNGFVGDGVVFGLKFLNILE, encoded by the coding sequence ATGAAACAATTCCTTACGCTCTTTCTATTCTGCATTGCCTTTTCGTCATCCGGGCAGATCCGCGGCACGGTGACCGATGATAACAATGTCCCGCTGCCGCTCGTCACCGTCCTGGTCGAAAACACCTACAACGGCACCTCAGCCAACGAACAGGGCCAGTATGAACTGAATGTCACCCAACCCGGGAAATACACACTCATTTTTCAATACCTCGGTTTTAAAACCAAAAAAATTACCGTCAATGTTGACAAATTTCCATTTGTGCAGAATGCCGTGCTCTCGGAAGAAAGTTTGTCGCTGTCAGAGGTTGTAATCAACACCAAAGACAATCCGGCCAATGCGCTGATCAGGAAAGCCATCGCGGCTAAAAAAGCCAATTCGGCAAAAACCGCGCGTTACACCGCCGACTTCTATTCGCGCGGAATTTTCAAACTGAAAGACATGCCTAAGAAAATTTTCGGTGAGGAAGTAGGTGACATGGAAGGCATGCTTGATTCTACCGGAACGGGCATACTGTATCTTTCAGAAACCGTGTCAAAAATCACTTTCGAGAAACCCGACAACCTCAAGGAACGCATCATCGCTTCAAAAATCAGCGGAAACGACAACGGCTTCAGCTACAATACTGCGGGCGCTACGGTGTACGACTTTTACGACAACACGCTGAAATTCGGCATCAATATGATTTCCCCGATTGCGGACAATGCCTTTAATTACTACAAATACAAGCTTGAAGGCAATTTCACGGACGACAACAACAACATCATCAGTAAAATTAGGATCATCCCGCGTCGTGACTCAGAGCCGGTTTTTGAAGGGTTCATTTACATCGTCGAGGATTCCTGGGCGATCTATGCGGTGGATGTCGACATTAAGGGCTACCGCATCAAGCAGGAATTCCTTGACACGATGAAGCTGGTACAGAATTTCGGTTACAACAGAAACAACGGCATCTGGTCGAAAAACACGCAGAGCCTCGAATTTAACGCGGGAATCTTCGGCATTAAATTCAACGGAAAATTTTCTTATGTCTACACAAACTACGACTTCAGGGAATCGTTTGAGAAAAAGACGTTTACCAATGAGATCATCAGTTTCGAAGACAATTCAAACAAAAAGGACAATACCTTTTGGGACAGCAACCGACAGATTCCGCTGACAGATGAGGAAAGCAAAGATTATGTGAAGAAAGACAGTATTTACAAAGTTCGGAATTCCAGGACCTACCTCGACTCCATTGACAGGAAAGGCAACAGGTTCCGCCTGCTGAGTCCGATAACCGGCTATCGCTATGCCAACAGCTATGAGAAATGGTCGTTCAATTACCGCGGCCTGATCAATCTGGGTTCACTGAGCTTCAATACCGTGCAGGGCTGGAACCTGGGCTCGGGGTTGTCTTACCGCAAGTGGAAAGACGAGGAGAAAGGGAAATATACAAACGCCAGTGCGAACGTCAATTACGGGTTTGCTGAAGACCGGCTGCGTGTCACCGGCGATTTTTCCCACCGTTTCAACAACCGGAATTATGCGTTTGTCCATCTCTCAGGTGGGACTACCGTGGCACAATACAATCCCGAGGAACCGATCGGTAAACTGGTGAACTCGGTGAGCACGTTGTTTTTCAAGGACAACTACATGAAGCTGTACAATAAGGAGTACGCCGGAATTACTTACGGGCGTGACGTCGCTAACGGGCTGAACCTTATGGGCCGTGTCGAGTACCAGCAACGCAAGACTTTGGTAAACCACACGGATTATACGGTAATAAAGAACGACGATCCGTACACATCAAACAATCCGCTTGATCCGGCCAACGATGCGCCTGCCTTTGCGACCCATCATCTGACGAAAGCGTCGGTTTTCGCACGCATCAATTTCGGGAATAAATACATTACAAGGCCGGACGGTAAAATAAACCTGCGCAACCAGGATTATCCTACGATCTTTCTTGCCTACGACAACGCTTTTGGGGCAAGTGAAAAGAATTATGAGTTCCAATTGCTTTCCGGACGGATCTACTATGATTTTACCGCCGGAAACAAAGGCACGTTTTCGTTTAATATTAAAGGAGGAAAATTCTTCAATGGAGAAAATATTTCGTTTATCGATTACAAGCATTTCAACGGGAACCAGACACATATCGGAAAGGATGAGCGCTACCTGAACGTGTTCAACCTGTTGCCCTACTATGCTGCCAGCACGAACGACGCATACACGGAAACCCACATCGAATACGATGATAAAGGTTACCTCATCAATAAGATCCCGCTATTGAACCTCTTGCGGGCGAAGCTGGTCCTTGGGGCGCACAATCTTGCCGTTCCAGACCGGAAACCCTACCAGGAATTTTCCGTCGGGCTCGATAATCTGGGCTTAGGCAAACTTAAGGTACTGCGGGTTGATTACGTGAGATCTTATCAAAACGGATTTGTCGGGGATGGCGTGGTTTTTGGCCTGAAATTCTTAAACATCCTGGAATAA
- a CDS encoding outer membrane beta-barrel protein, producing the protein MKKIILSAVALLAFGFANAQDDAKSNGGQTAKGKWLIEANTGFGAIRGANTSFGYSSQGDVKVMNLGAEAGYFIMDNLAIKAGIGYNSFDDGTVDGSGFAYKVGAKYYILGMIPVQVDYTGASGDIYEVGPDAETPSYLGLQAGYAWFLGDNVSIEPGVRYNSSLNDNYTEDGMFQVNIGFALHF; encoded by the coding sequence ATGAAAAAAATTATTTTATCAGCTGTTGCATTATTGGCTTTCGGTTTTGCAAACGCACAGGATGATGCCAAATCAAATGGTGGTCAGACTGCTAAAGGAAAATGGTTGATCGAAGCCAACACAGGTTTTGGTGCAATCCGTGGTGCTAACACCAGTTTCGGATATTCTTCACAAGGAGATGTGAAAGTAATGAACCTTGGTGCTGAGGCAGGTTACTTCATTATGGATAACCTTGCTATCAAAGCGGGTATCGGTTACAACTCTTTTGATGATGGAACAGTTGACGGAAGCGGTTTTGCTTACAAAGTCGGTGCAAAATACTACATCTTAGGAATGATTCCGGTACAGGTTGACTATACTGGAGCTTCTGGAGACATCTACGAGGTAGGTCCGGATGCTGAAACACCATCTTACTTAGGTTTGCAGGCAGGTTACGCATGGTTCCTTGGTGACAATGTGTCTATCGAGCCAGGTGTAAGGTACAATTCAAGCCTTAACGATAACTATACTGAAGACGGTATGTTCCAGGTAAATATCGGATTTGCATTGCACTTCTAA
- the murA gene encoding UDP-N-acetylglucosamine 1-carboxyvinyltransferase has product MGTFKIEGGVALKGEITPQGAKNEALQILCAVLLTPEKVTINNIPDIIDVNKLITLLKNLGVKVEKLAKGSYTFQSDEVNVGYLETEAFKKEGGSLRGSIMIVGPLLARFGRGYIPKPGGDKIGRRRLDTHFEGFINLGAKFRYNREDHFYGVEAADGLQGADMLLDEASVTGTANIVMAAVLAKGTTTIYNAACEPYLQQLSKMLNSMGARITGVGSNLLTIEGVEKLSGCTHTILPDMIEIGSWIGLAAMTRSEITIKNVSWDNLGIIPNTFRKLGITLERRGDDIYIPAHTNGYEVKTDIDGSILTIADAPWPGFTPDLLSIVLVVATQAKGDVLIHQKMFESRLFFTDKLIDMGAKIMLCDPHRAVVIGHDFKSQLKATTMSSPDIRAGISLLIAALSAKGTSTIQNIEQIDRGYEDIEARLRAIGAKISRED; this is encoded by the coding sequence ATGGGAACTTTTAAAATTGAAGGCGGTGTAGCGCTTAAAGGTGAAATTACGCCGCAGGGTGCCAAAAATGAAGCTTTACAGATCTTATGTGCGGTATTGCTGACACCCGAAAAAGTCACGATCAACAACATTCCTGACATTATCGATGTCAATAAACTCATTACACTGCTTAAGAATTTAGGGGTGAAGGTGGAGAAACTGGCCAAAGGCTCCTATACCTTCCAATCGGACGAGGTCAACGTGGGTTACCTTGAAACCGAAGCGTTCAAGAAAGAGGGCGGTTCGCTGCGCGGATCGATTATGATTGTCGGGCCTTTGCTGGCGCGCTTTGGCCGCGGATACATCCCAAAGCCGGGCGGCGACAAGATCGGGCGCAGGCGGCTCGATACGCATTTTGAAGGATTCATCAATTTAGGTGCTAAATTCCGTTACAACCGCGAAGACCATTTTTACGGCGTAGAGGCCGCGGACGGTTTGCAGGGGGCTGATATGCTCCTCGACGAAGCCTCGGTAACCGGAACCGCAAATATCGTCATGGCCGCCGTACTGGCCAAAGGCACTACGACCATTTACAACGCAGCCTGCGAGCCTTACCTGCAGCAGTTATCAAAAATGCTTAACTCGATGGGCGCGAGGATAACAGGCGTCGGATCCAACTTACTGACTATCGAAGGTGTTGAAAAGTTATCGGGCTGTACACACACCATCCTGCCCGATATGATTGAAATCGGTTCCTGGATTGGCCTTGCCGCCATGACACGCAGTGAGATCACCATCAAGAATGTAAGCTGGGACAATCTTGGAATCATCCCCAATACATTCAGGAAACTGGGCATCACGCTCGAACGCCGCGGGGACGATATTTACATTCCCGCACACACCAATGGTTATGAAGTCAAGACTGACATTGATGGCTCGATACTCACAATTGCTGACGCACCGTGGCCCGGTTTTACGCCTGACCTGCTGAGCATAGTGCTCGTCGTGGCCACGCAGGCGAAAGGCGACGTGCTGATTCACCAGAAAATGTTTGAAAGCCGTTTGTTCTTTACCGACAAGCTGATCGACATGGGCGCAAAAATCATGTTGTGCGATCCGCACCGCGCCGTAGTGATCGGGCACGATTTTAAATCACAGCTGAAAGCCACCACGATGTCATCACCGGATATCCGTGCCGGGATCTCGTTGCTGATTGCCGCACTTTCCGCGAAAGGGACCAGCACCATCCAGAATATCGAACAGATTGACCGCGGGTATGAGGACATCGAAGCGAGGCTGAGGGCCATCGGGGCTAAGATTAGCCGCGAGGATTAA
- a CDS encoding type II 3-dehydroquinate dehydratase, translating into MKIAIINGPNLNLLGTREPEVYGSTTFEDYFDRLKAQFPTVELLLFQSNIEGEIVGFLQQCGFSCDGIILNAAAYTHTSVAIGDAVKAITAPVVEVHISNTFARESYRHQSFVSPNAAGVIIGFGLQGYALAVRSFL; encoded by the coding sequence ATGAAAATCGCCATCATCAATGGCCCTAACCTGAATCTCCTGGGAACAAGGGAACCTGAAGTTTACGGCAGCACGACTTTTGAAGATTATTTTGACCGCCTCAAAGCACAGTTTCCCACGGTCGAATTGTTGCTTTTCCAAAGCAATATCGAAGGGGAAATCGTCGGATTCCTGCAACAATGCGGGTTCTCCTGCGACGGCATCATCCTCAACGCTGCCGCGTATACCCACACTTCGGTCGCCATCGGCGATGCTGTAAAAGCAATTACGGCACCCGTCGTGGAAGTCCACATTTCAAACACATTTGCCCGTGAAAGCTACCGCCACCAGTCGTTCGTTTCCCCGAATGCTGCGGGGGTCATCATCGGTTTCGGGCTGCAGGGCTACGCGCTGGCCGTCCGCTCTTTTTTGTAG
- a CDS encoding PAS domain-containing sensor histidine kinase, with amino-acid sequence MKLDFFANSLQQDDKINFYNKLLSQVPDLIFQMTISGEGRISFPFMSESVINHFELTEEEINYYTIDVLRSKIIPEDFDRLMEAIANARESMQNLLFEFRCNLPVKGLRWFKVRATVEEDNKGGLVFYGRINDHTDSRIQALKLKISEERYQFALEASSEGIWDLDVRTNKVFFSSQSMKMLDFDEKDAILDIRVWDDRIHPEDKEKYSNDIQRHLDNHTPFYENLQRVRTKNDEYRWVLSRGKIIDRDINGEPLRVIGTHSNISARIEKENELQKTLHLLSEQNKKLLNFAHIVSHNLRSHAGNFKMLLDLMETETDEALRQESMIHIRTNSNHLTETIANLKELVEIQSDLKPVREHLNVRHYLRKMLTLLSEEFARHQVAYRIDIPDDETVYFNPAYLESVLLNFSTNAVKYSHPDRTPLIHYNFYYEEGRKVLSIADNGLGINLEKHGNVLFGMYKTFHKHPNSRGLGLFMSKNQVEAMGGKIVVDSEVNKGTIFKIYFNE; translated from the coding sequence ATGAAATTAGATTTCTTTGCGAATTCCTTACAGCAGGACGATAAGATCAATTTCTACAATAAACTCTTGTCACAGGTTCCGGACTTGATTTTCCAGATGACTATTTCTGGCGAAGGCAGGATCAGTTTCCCTTTCATGAGCGAGTCGGTGATCAATCATTTTGAGCTCACCGAAGAGGAAATCAACTACTACACCATTGATGTTTTGCGCAGCAAGATTATTCCCGAAGATTTTGACAGGCTCATGGAGGCTATTGCCAACGCAAGGGAAAGCATGCAGAACCTGCTTTTCGAATTCCGCTGCAATTTACCCGTCAAGGGATTACGCTGGTTCAAGGTCCGGGCCACTGTTGAGGAGGATAATAAGGGCGGGCTCGTGTTTTACGGCCGCATCAATGACCACACCGACAGCCGAATCCAGGCGTTGAAACTCAAGATTTCTGAAGAACGCTACCAGTTTGCCCTGGAAGCATCATCAGAAGGGATATGGGATCTAGATGTGCGCACAAACAAGGTCTTCTTTTCTTCACAGTCGATGAAGATGCTTGATTTTGATGAAAAGGATGCGATCCTCGACATCCGGGTTTGGGACGACAGGATCCATCCGGAAGACAAGGAAAAATACAGCAATGACATTCAGCGTCATCTCGACAACCACACGCCTTTTTATGAAAACCTGCAAAGGGTCCGCACAAAAAACGACGAGTACCGCTGGGTACTGAGCCGCGGCAAGATTATAGACCGCGATATCAATGGGGAACCGTTGCGCGTTATCGGGACACACAGCAATATCTCGGCCCGGATTGAAAAAGAGAACGAACTGCAAAAGACCCTGCACCTGTTAAGCGAACAAAACAAGAAACTGCTTAATTTTGCCCACATCGTGTCGCACAACCTGCGTTCGCATGCGGGCAATTTTAAGATGCTGCTCGATTTGATGGAGACTGAAACCGACGAGGCCTTGCGGCAGGAAAGCATGATTCACATCCGGACCAACTCGAACCACCTGACGGAAACGATAGCCAATCTTAAGGAATTGGTGGAAATACAGTCGGATTTAAAGCCGGTACGCGAGCACCTGAATGTCCGGCATTACCTGCGTAAGATGCTTACGCTGCTCTCAGAAGAATTTGCCAGGCACCAGGTGGCATACCGAATCGACATCCCTGATGACGAGACCGTCTACTTCAATCCCGCTTACCTCGAGAGTGTGCTGCTGAATTTTTCGACCAACGCGGTCAAATATTCCCATCCGGACCGAACGCCATTGATCCATTACAATTTTTATTACGAAGAGGGCAGGAAGGTGCTTTCCATTGCTGACAACGGTTTGGGAATCAATCTGGAAAAGCACGGAAATGTCTTGTTCGGGATGTATAAGACTTTTCACAAGCATCCCAATTCACGCGGATTGGGATTATTCATGTCAAAAAACCAGGTTGAAGCCATGGGCGGAAAAATTGTCGTGGACAGCGAGGTAAATAAAGGCACCATTTTCAAAATCTATTTTAATGAATAA
- a CDS encoding porin family protein yields the protein MKKVILLTMFLVFGTVSQAQGVKFGIKGGANFANFDGGDLDSKSITSFHGGVFVELGITPSFAIQPEALYSSQGAKVEGFDDVKFDYINIPVMARFYVLPDVVSIDAGPQFGFLVNDDFGNIPGDFKTKSFDLGIAGGATVNIAAGFFASARYIVGLTEASKEAEIKNMTAQLSLGYKF from the coding sequence ATGAAAAAAGTAATCTTATTAACAATGTTTCTGGTGTTCGGCACTGTGTCTCAGGCACAAGGTGTAAAGTTCGGTATTAAGGGCGGAGCCAACTTCGCCAATTTCGACGGTGGGGACCTAGACAGCAAGAGCATCACGAGTTTTCACGGTGGTGTATTTGTAGAGCTTGGCATCACACCAAGTTTCGCCATACAGCCTGAAGCGCTCTACTCTTCACAAGGTGCCAAAGTAGAAGGATTTGACGATGTAAAATTTGACTACATCAACATTCCCGTGATGGCGAGATTTTACGTACTGCCTGACGTGGTGAGTATCGATGCGGGTCCGCAGTTCGGTTTCCTGGTAAACGATGACTTCGGGAACATTCCGGGTGATTTCAAGACAAAATCATTTGACCTGGGTATTGCCGGTGGCGCTACAGTGAATATCGCTGCAGGATTCTTCGCTTCGGCGCGTTATATCGTCGGACTTACGGAAGCATCAAAAGAAGCTGAAATTAAAAACATGACTGCACAGCTGTCTTTAGGATACAAGTTCTAA